In Oncorhynchus masou masou isolate Uvic2021 chromosome 10, UVic_Omas_1.1, whole genome shotgun sequence, a single genomic region encodes these proteins:
- the LOC135547398 gene encoding renin receptor-like — protein sequence MSLENRRRMEAVFTVALIFCSAFTSGVQGDSLTILQAPEYVSFQKGDWPISGEKIPDMVALTLGFSVQEDLSWPGLRAGPLFQRPRANVLVVVRGVDSLALPQSVASYPLENPVPFTLDSVAETVHTLFAEDTPVVLQLAPSEERLYMLGKANAVFEDLPVTLQQIRARLSQDGSVLASLPLNSLSRNAEADLLFLSEVQVLHDITALLQRHRHLAKDHSPDLYSLELSGLEELGRRYGQDSSQYQDATAILANVLQKFGEDLFGLYGDSAVVEVVTVKNFEAPLTRKSRSILESKQISNPGSPYNLAYKYNFEYAVIFNIVLWLMIILALAVIVISYNLWNMDPGYDSIIYRMTNQKIRLD from the exons ATGTCGCTGGAAAATCGCCGAaggatggaggctgtattcaCCGTAGCGCTTATCTTCTGCTCAGCTTTTACGTCAG GTGTTCAGGGGGACAGCCTCACCATATTGCAGGCCCCTGAGTATGTGTCCTTCCAAAAGGGAGACTGGCCGATATCAGGGGAGAAGATTCCTGATATGGTGGCTCTAACATTGGGTTTCTCCGTCcaggag gatctcTCCTGGCCAGGCCTCCGGGCAGGTCCTTTGTTCCAGCGTCCCAGGGCCAACGTGCTGGTGGTGGTGCGGGGGGTGGACAGCCTGGCCCTGCCCCAGAGTGTGGCCTCCTACCCCCTGGAGAAT CCGGTGCCTTTCACCCTGGACAGTGTGGCTGAGACGGTTCACACTCTCTTTGCTGAGGACACTCCTGTGGTGCTCCAGCTGGCCCCTAGCGAGGAG AGGCTGTACATGCTGGGAAAGGCCAACGCTGTGTTTGAGGACCTGCCTGTGACCCTGCAGCAGATTCGTGCCCGTCTCTCCCAGGATGGCTCTGTGCTCGCCTCCCTGCCACTCAACTCCCTCAGCCGCAATGCTGAG GCTGATCTGCTCTTCCTGTCTGAGGTCCAGGTTCTACATGACATCACTGCCCTG CTGCAGAGACACAGGCACCTGGCCAAGGACCACTCCCCTGACCTGTACTCCCTGGAGCTGTCTGGCCTGGAGGAGCTGGGCCGCCGCTACGGACAGGACTCCTCTCAGTACCAAGACGCCACTGCCATTCTGGCCAATGTCCTACAGAAG TTTGGTGAGGACTTGTTTGGTCTTTATGGTGACAGCGCGGTGGTGGAGGTTGTCACAGTGAAGAACTTTGAGGCGCCACTTACCAGGAAATCTCGCTCAATCCTGGAGTCCAAACAAATT AGTAACCCTGGCAGTCCCTATAACCTGGCCTATAAGTATAACTTTGAGTATGCCGTGATCTTCAACATCGTGCTGTGGCTGATGATCATCCTTGCCCTGGCTGTTATCGTCATCTCATACAACCTGTGGAACATGGACCCAGGATATGACAGCATCATCTACAGGATGACCAATCAGAAGATCAGGTTGGACTAA